A genomic segment from Stappia indica encodes:
- a CDS encoding response regulator produces MTRILIVEDLAEARKWLQDVAREAFPGPHEIDAKATLQDGLAAAARHDYDVALIDLRLPDGSGIEVLRALRQRNSSTLCVVTTAMADDVHIVAALSAGANGYLLKEQPSAMIVRQLSQLADGIPALSPAIARRIMEHFQLTGPAAEPEESLTEREKEVLALIGRGMRNVDVSEQLSLSGNTVATHIKSIYRKLGISSRAEASWHAAMLGLSPGRSEADDTDSA; encoded by the coding sequence ATGACCCGGATCCTGATCGTCGAGGATCTCGCCGAAGCCCGAAAATGGCTCCAGGACGTCGCCCGGGAGGCCTTCCCCGGCCCGCATGAGATCGACGCCAAGGCCACCTTGCAGGACGGCCTGGCGGCCGCGGCACGGCACGACTACGACGTCGCGCTCATCGACCTGCGCCTGCCGGACGGGTCGGGCATCGAGGTGCTGCGCGCCCTGCGCCAGCGCAATTCCAGCACGCTGTGCGTCGTCACAACCGCCATGGCGGACGACGTCCATATCGTCGCCGCCCTTTCGGCCGGAGCCAACGGCTACCTGCTCAAGGAGCAGCCCTCGGCCATGATCGTCCGGCAGCTGTCGCAACTCGCCGACGGCATCCCGGCCCTGTCGCCGGCCATCGCCCGCCGCATCATGGAGCATTTCCAGCTGACCGGCCCGGCGGCCGAGCCGGAGGAAAGCCTGACCGAGCGCGAGAAGGAGGTCCTTGCCCTGATCGGCCGCGGCATGCGCAATGTCGACGTGTCCGAGCAGCTGTCGCTTTCGGGAAACACGGTCGCGACGCATATCAAGTCGATCTACCGCAAGCTCGGCATTTCCTCGCGCGCCGAAGCCTCCTGGCACGCGGCGATGCTGGGCCTGTCGCCCGGCCGCAGCGAGGCGGACGACACGGATTCCGCCTGA
- a CDS encoding NIPSNAP family protein produces MIYEERTYSLVPGKVGDYLERFERDGLAIQTRFLGDLKGYFTTESGALNQVVHIWRFESFEDRARRRAQLWSDPEWIAYADGVLPLITAMENRFLQPTRFSPMM; encoded by the coding sequence ATGATCTACGAGGAACGCACCTATTCGCTGGTGCCGGGCAAGGTCGGCGACTACCTGGAGCGGTTCGAACGGGACGGCCTTGCCATCCAGACGCGCTTTCTGGGCGACCTGAAGGGCTATTTCACCACCGAATCCGGGGCGCTCAACCAGGTCGTCCATATCTGGCGGTTCGAGAGTTTCGAGGACCGGGCGCGCCGCCGCGCGCAGCTGTGGAGCGATCCGGAGTGGATCGCCTATGCGGACGGCGTGCTGCCGCTGATCACGGCCATGGAAAACCGGTTTCTGCAGCCCACGCGCTTCTCGCCGATGATGTGA
- a CDS encoding methyl-accepting chemotaxis protein produces the protein MPLFPSKNRDLIEALGRSQAMIHFMPDGTILEANANFLSVMGYSLEEIEKKHHRMFLDPAYAASEAYRSFWKDLARGEFKSGEFMRVTKSGAEVWIQATYNPVRDSNGNVYRIVKFATDITKEKMKSADAQGQLTAIHRSQAVIHFDLDGNILEANDNFLKAVGYTLDEIKGRHHSIFVASDERETQDYKAFWKQLGAGHFMAGDFKRIAKGGDEIWIHATYNPILDAAGRPFKVVKFASDITAEKRKNAEHEGLIAAIDRSQAVISFSKDGIILDANDNFLKAVGYRLDEIKGKHHRMFVEEKYAQSDQYTEFWQTLAGGKHLSAIYQRFNKAGNPIWLQANYNPIFDASGNIVKVTKFATDISENMAARQEAIEAAEATLSTVDQSAHSAQHVNSSAQGISQGMEKARSAVEAMQVRSETAEQSTEKLRLAAASMDGVVQLISKVADQINLLSLNATIEAARAGEAGRGFAVVANEVKTLANQTSQATTRIFSEIAEMQSVAGSVDEALKAIRRSISDVQDLVLSTTNATEEQCVSTDEINVRLQSASSSVASVCESLDKWVIGMENRRRDERKRVHRDCLIGGIDGAKIRGSLRDISDSGARIYVADGSAIPDHVVVELDDKSVKRGTVVRRNGRELGVEFRSEATSFAA, from the coding sequence ATGCCGCTCTTCCCCAGCAAAAATCGCGACCTGATCGAGGCGCTCGGCCGGTCCCAGGCCATGATTCATTTCATGCCGGACGGAACTATTCTTGAAGCCAACGCAAATTTCCTGTCGGTCATGGGGTATTCTCTCGAAGAAATCGAGAAAAAACATCATCGCATGTTTTTGGACCCGGCTTATGCTGCGAGCGAGGCGTATCGATCCTTCTGGAAAGACCTCGCCCGCGGTGAATTCAAGTCCGGCGAATTCATGCGCGTGACCAAGAGCGGCGCCGAGGTCTGGATACAGGCGACATACAACCCGGTTCGCGACAGCAACGGCAATGTCTACCGCATCGTCAAGTTTGCGACAGATATTACCAAGGAGAAGATGAAGAGCGCAGATGCGCAGGGGCAACTGACAGCAATTCACCGCTCTCAAGCCGTGATTCACTTCGACCTCGACGGAAATATTCTGGAAGCCAACGACAACTTTCTGAAGGCGGTCGGCTACACGCTCGACGAGATCAAGGGCAGGCACCACTCGATTTTCGTCGCGTCCGACGAGCGCGAAACGCAGGACTACAAGGCGTTCTGGAAGCAACTCGGCGCCGGGCACTTCATGGCCGGCGACTTCAAGCGGATCGCCAAGGGCGGCGACGAGATCTGGATCCACGCCACCTACAACCCGATCCTCGACGCAGCCGGCCGGCCCTTCAAGGTGGTGAAATTCGCCTCCGACATCACGGCCGAAAAGCGCAAGAATGCCGAACATGAAGGCCTGATCGCGGCCATCGACCGCAGCCAGGCGGTGATCTCATTCAGCAAGGACGGCATCATCCTGGATGCCAACGACAACTTCCTGAAGGCGGTCGGCTATCGTCTCGACGAGATCAAGGGCAAGCATCACCGGATGTTCGTCGAGGAAAAGTACGCCCAGTCCGATCAGTATACCGAGTTCTGGCAGACCCTTGCCGGAGGCAAGCACTTGTCGGCGATCTATCAACGCTTCAACAAGGCGGGGAACCCGATCTGGTTGCAGGCGAACTACAATCCGATCTTCGACGCCTCCGGAAACATCGTGAAGGTGACGAAGTTCGCGACGGACATCAGCGAGAACATGGCAGCGCGGCAGGAGGCCATCGAAGCTGCCGAGGCGACACTGAGCACCGTGGACCAGTCGGCGCATTCCGCGCAGCACGTGAATTCCTCCGCACAGGGCATCTCTCAAGGGATGGAGAAAGCACGCTCTGCTGTCGAGGCCATGCAGGTGCGCTCCGAAACTGCCGAGCAGTCGACCGAGAAGCTCCGCCTGGCCGCTGCGTCCATGGATGGCGTGGTCCAGCTCATTTCCAAGGTCGCGGACCAGATCAACCTGCTGTCGCTGAACGCGACCATCGAGGCCGCCCGCGCCGGCGAAGCCGGCCGCGGCTTTGCGGTTGTCGCCAACGAGGTCAAGACGCTCGCAAACCAGACCTCCCAGGCGACCACGCGGATCTTCTCCGAAATCGCCGAGATGCAGTCGGTGGCAGGCTCTGTGGACGAGGCCTTGAAGGCCATCCGCAGATCGATCTCCGACGTGCAGGACCTCGTCCTGTCGACCACCAACGCGACCGAAGAGCAATGCGTGTCCACGGACGAGATCAACGTCCGTCTCCAGTCCGCGTCCTCCAGCGTCGCCTCCGTGTGCGAAAGCCTGGACAAGTGGGTGATCGGCATGGAGAACCGCCGCCGCGACGAGCGCAAGCGCGTCCACCGGGACTGCCTGATCGGCGGCATCGATGGCGCGAAGATCCGTGGCTCCCTGCGCGACATCTCGGACTCCGGCGCGAGGATCTACGTCGCCGATGGCTCGGCGATCCCCGATCATGTCGTCGTGGAACTGGACGACAAGAGCGTGAAGCGCGGCACGGTCGTGCGCCGCAACGGGCGGGAGCTCGGCGTGGAATTCCGCTCCGAAGCGACCTCCTTCGCGGCATAG
- a CDS encoding AI-2E family transporter, whose protein sequence is MPQFPLLVATTLLSITLFGWLLVLGRSLLIPFVIALLVWYLIVALAEAIRAIPLGPLRLPRLVAVTAALAVIFVVFSMAVDILAANLTALARDAPVYQARLDQILKSGSVWVGLADPVQMRDLVPDNALNRALSAGANAITQIAGSASLVFIYVLFLLLEQSTFDRKMARLFSSPERMEIAFLMRERITGALRHYLGIKTAVSVLTGSLTAGLLTLLDLPYAALFGFIAFALNFIPTIGSLIAVIFPSLLALVHFETLTPFLVISLGLGTIQFLIGNLLEPRLMGNSLNLSGLVIMLSLSFWGAVWGITGMLLCVPLTVMVLIICAQFPASRPVAVLLSADGEVGAPMVARGPAPPE, encoded by the coding sequence ATGCCGCAATTTCCGCTGCTGGTCGCCACGACCCTCCTCTCCATCACCCTGTTCGGCTGGCTGCTCGTGCTCGGCCGCTCGCTGCTCATTCCCTTCGTCATCGCCCTGCTGGTCTGGTACCTGATCGTCGCGCTGGCCGAGGCGATCCGCGCCATCCCGCTCGGCCCGCTGCGCCTGCCGCGGCTCGTCGCGGTGACGGCAGCGCTGGCGGTCATCTTCGTCGTCTTCAGCATGGCGGTCGACATTCTTGCGGCCAACCTCACCGCGCTTGCCCGCGATGCGCCGGTCTACCAGGCCCGGCTCGACCAGATCCTCAAGAGCGGCTCGGTCTGGGTCGGCCTTGCCGATCCGGTCCAGATGCGCGACCTGGTGCCCGACAATGCCCTCAACCGGGCGCTCAGCGCCGGCGCCAATGCGATCACCCAGATCGCCGGCTCCGCCTCGCTGGTCTTCATCTATGTGCTGTTCCTGCTGCTCGAGCAGTCGACCTTCGACCGCAAGATGGCGCGGCTGTTCTCCTCGCCCGAGCGCATGGAGATCGCCTTCCTGATGCGCGAGCGCATCACCGGGGCGCTGCGCCACTATCTCGGCATCAAGACCGCCGTCAGCGTGCTTACCGGCTCGCTCACCGCCGGCCTGCTGACGCTGCTCGACCTTCCCTATGCCGCGCTCTTCGGCTTCATCGCCTTCGCGCTCAACTTCATCCCCACCATCGGCTCGCTGATCGCGGTGATCTTCCCCAGCCTGCTGGCCCTGGTGCATTTCGAGACGCTGACGCCCTTCCTGGTGATCAGCCTCGGCCTCGGCACCATCCAGTTCCTGATCGGCAACCTTCTCGAGCCGCGGCTGATGGGCAACAGCCTCAATCTGTCGGGACTGGTGATCATGCTGTCCCTGTCCTTCTGGGGGGCGGTGTGGGGCATCACCGGCATGCTGCTTTGCGTGCCGCTCACGGTGATGGTGCTGATCATCTGCGCCCAGTTCCCCGCCTCCCGGCCCGTCGCCGTGCTGCTGTCCGCCGATGGCGAGGTCGGCGCCCCGATGGTGGCCCGCGGCCCCGCACCACCGGAATAG
- a CDS encoding SDR family NAD(P)-dependent oxidoreductase → MSAIWDFSGRRVLVTGGASGLGLAGARAFARAGARVAIADLNRDAAAQAAETLGEGHLALCGDVSDETDVAAMVEGAESGLGGIDILVNCAGIPDVFKPTVEQDYAQFRKLVEIHLGGTYLVTKTAGRGMLARGRGAVLNISSIGGVMGLSPRNAYSAAKAGISMLTRTLACEWASQGVRVNCIAPGYIVTPFFERLVAEGKLDAERIVRRTPMGRLGRASELVDAMLYLCSDNASYVAGVTLQVDGGYMSWGAASDAYAGPIDDGLVPS, encoded by the coding sequence GTGAGCGCCATCTGGGATTTCAGCGGCCGCAGGGTGCTGGTGACGGGCGGGGCGAGCGGGCTCGGACTTGCCGGGGCGCGGGCCTTTGCAAGGGCAGGGGCGCGTGTTGCCATCGCCGACCTCAACCGTGACGCGGCCGCGCAGGCCGCAGAGACGCTGGGCGAGGGGCACCTGGCGCTTTGCGGCGACGTCTCGGACGAGACCGATGTCGCGGCGATGGTGGAGGGCGCCGAGAGCGGCCTCGGAGGCATCGACATCCTGGTGAACTGCGCCGGCATTCCGGACGTCTTCAAGCCGACGGTCGAGCAGGACTATGCGCAGTTCCGCAAGCTGGTCGAGATCCATCTCGGCGGAACTTATCTGGTCACCAAGACGGCGGGACGCGGCATGCTGGCGCGCGGGCGCGGCGCGGTGCTGAACATCAGCTCCATCGGCGGGGTGATGGGCCTGTCGCCGCGCAATGCCTATAGCGCCGCCAAGGCGGGCATCTCGATGCTGACGCGCACGCTCGCCTGCGAATGGGCCTCGCAGGGCGTGCGGGTCAACTGCATCGCGCCGGGCTATATCGTCACGCCGTTCTTCGAGCGGCTGGTGGCGGAAGGAAAGCTCGACGCGGAGCGGATCGTGCGGCGCACGCCGATGGGCCGGCTCGGCCGCGCATCGGAGCTGGTCGACGCGATGCTGTACCTGTGTTCCGACAATGCCTCGTATGTCGCCGGCGTCACGCTGCAGGTCGACGGAGGCTACATGTCCTGGGGCGCTGCCTCGGACGCCTATGCCGGCCCCATCGACGACGGCCTCGTGCCGTCATAA
- a CDS encoding SDR family NAD(P)-dependent oxidoreductase: MYASFDGKTAIVTGGASGIGLACLQVLAEEGAHVVCLDKSLPDAAALPKRTRFAEIDVCDRAAMDELAGTLAGEGLEVDFLVNCAGIVQSPHRPAELTSEMFRRVLAVDLEGTFNACAVFGTRMAERRTGAIVNIASVAGMRSMPLHSYSPAKAGVISLTECLAAEWGRAGVRVNTISPGYTLTAALQSQIDLGNRDPKRLADNSCLGEIIRPGDIASAVVFLLSEKASMITGINLPVDAGWLAAGSWHTFGGVRDSAS, translated from the coding sequence ATGTACGCTTCATTTGACGGAAAGACCGCAATCGTAACCGGCGGTGCGAGCGGGATCGGGCTTGCCTGCCTGCAGGTGCTGGCGGAGGAGGGGGCGCACGTCGTCTGCCTCGACAAGAGCCTGCCGGATGCGGCTGCGCTGCCGAAGCGGACCCGCTTCGCCGAGATCGACGTGTGCGATCGCGCGGCGATGGACGAGCTGGCCGGAACGCTGGCCGGCGAGGGGCTCGAGGTCGACTTTCTGGTCAATTGCGCCGGTATCGTGCAGTCGCCGCACCGGCCGGCGGAGCTGACCAGCGAAATGTTCCGTCGGGTGCTCGCGGTCGACCTGGAAGGCACGTTCAACGCCTGCGCGGTGTTCGGCACGCGGATGGCGGAGCGCAGGACCGGCGCCATCGTCAACATCGCCTCGGTGGCCGGCATGCGCTCGATGCCGCTGCATTCCTATTCGCCGGCCAAGGCGGGTGTCATTTCGCTGACCGAATGCCTTGCCGCCGAATGGGGCCGTGCGGGCGTGCGCGTCAACACGATCTCCCCCGGCTACACGCTGACGGCGGCGCTGCAGTCGCAGATCGATCTCGGCAATCGCGACCCCAAGCGCCTGGCCGACAACTCGTGCCTCGGCGAGATCATCCGGCCCGGCGATATCGCCTCGGCGGTGGTGTTCCTGCTGTCGGAGAAGGCGTCGATGATCACCGGCATCAACCTGCCGGTGGATGCCGGCTGGCTGGCGGCCGGATCCTGGCACACCTTCGGCGGCGTGCGCGACAGTGCCTCGTGA
- a CDS encoding GntR family transcriptional regulator: MRQIDQNLPTLSDAVVAKLRDLIVSREIEPGARLTETSVARLMSVSRTPAATALRTLTKLGLVKYEQNRGYWVREIRVEDVLAGYEIRATLEGLACRLAAEYGVSPEVRDVLVECVETGRALTDAEQLDPADHAPYQDMNATFHAAILEASGNPKLPDFVASCHEMPFTSNRIVYWGSRDVVRRSQFDHERIVEAILARQGTRAEMLMREHVLEAGAIVGQKWPEIIQASRQPALAASGA, encoded by the coding sequence ATGCGCCAGATTGACCAGAACCTGCCGACCTTGTCCGACGCGGTCGTCGCCAAGCTGCGCGATCTCATCGTGTCGCGGGAGATCGAGCCGGGCGCCCGGCTGACCGAGACGAGCGTCGCCCGCTTGATGTCGGTCTCGCGCACGCCGGCCGCCACCGCCCTGCGCACGCTCACCAAGCTGGGCCTGGTCAAGTACGAGCAGAACCGCGGCTACTGGGTGCGGGAGATCCGGGTCGAGGACGTGCTGGCCGGCTACGAGATCCGCGCCACGCTGGAGGGGCTCGCCTGCCGGCTGGCTGCCGAATACGGCGTCTCGCCGGAGGTGCGCGACGTGCTCGTCGAGTGCGTGGAAACCGGCCGCGCCCTCACCGATGCGGAGCAGCTGGACCCGGCCGACCATGCCCCCTACCAGGACATGAACGCCACCTTCCATGCGGCCATCCTGGAGGCGTCGGGCAATCCCAAGCTTCCCGATTTCGTCGCCTCCTGCCACGAGATGCCCTTCACCTCGAACCGCATCGTCTACTGGGGCTCGCGCGACGTGGTGCGCCGGTCCCAGTTCGACCACGAGCGCATCGTCGAGGCGATCCTCGCGCGCCAGGGAACGCGGGCGGAAATGCTGATGCGCGAGCATGTGCTGGAGGCGGGCGCCATCGTCGGGCAGAAGTGGCCGGAGATCATCCAGGCCTCGCGCCAGCCCGCCCTCGCCGCGTCGGGAGCCTGA
- a CDS encoding sensor histidine kinase: MIKRLTPFTVLAVTATAGLLAAALVLVAALNQPWLGIGLSADAPAGLVMIETVASHGPAAGALQPGMPLAAVGGIGLEAGDLVEEPDVAESYAALQRFFGRQADLYAALAGASVTIETGGTAPLRIEVTAATGRPLSSLPPAFWVQIVTGLVSVIVGAWVWSLRRGELSARLLALAGLGILVSAFPAALYSSRELALPGGLFRALSATNHFGALAFGVAMVALFLSYPRRLVPVSALWLLPAVYGAIWALDTAWIGFPGPAEGHHLPTVTLMTGILLGALLQYRASRDDPAARAAIRWFALSVGLCAGTFVTVVLMPNLFGMQPSISQGYAFILFGMLFLGVAAGVARYRLFELEGWAFSILSYFGAVLLLVLVDAALISVVAMDRPEAFALSLLAVAILYLPFRDWLARRLLPRREIDREELFARIIDVALTTDASREGRWQDVLRDAFSPLHMSAAVAPADEKPAIAEDGLSLLLPGLPGLVPLKLSHAHSGRRLFSPQDRRFAGELYAMLAHAIASRDAHEKGAAEERIRIARDMHDNMGAQLLSALHSERRERKDTLIRETISDLRDIVNNAARGGRAIGDLLADLKVEALERLAAADIRLDWQDACEDGERTLAPNVAYSLRSVLREIVSNTIRHSGADTMRLRIGMRGGIVHLEASDNGSGLAPGVRGKGNGLSNLEARLLALKGTLVLEDANPGLTVRARFPLCEGETR, from the coding sequence GTGATCAAGAGACTGACCCCCTTCACGGTGCTGGCCGTTACGGCGACGGCCGGGCTGCTTGCCGCCGCCCTCGTGCTGGTCGCGGCGCTGAACCAGCCCTGGCTCGGCATCGGGCTTTCCGCCGATGCGCCGGCCGGCCTGGTGATGATCGAGACCGTCGCCTCGCACGGCCCGGCGGCCGGCGCGCTGCAACCGGGCATGCCGCTGGCGGCGGTCGGCGGCATCGGGCTCGAGGCGGGCGACCTGGTCGAGGAGCCGGATGTCGCGGAAAGCTACGCAGCCCTGCAGCGCTTTTTCGGCCGGCAAGCCGACCTTTACGCAGCCCTTGCCGGCGCAAGCGTGACGATCGAGACCGGCGGGACCGCTCCCTTGCGCATCGAGGTGACGGCCGCGACCGGGCGGCCGCTGTCCAGCCTTCCCCCCGCCTTCTGGGTGCAGATCGTCACCGGCCTCGTCAGCGTCATCGTCGGGGCCTGGGTCTGGAGCCTGCGCCGCGGCGAACTCTCGGCACGGCTGCTGGCGCTCGCAGGGCTCGGCATCCTCGTCTCCGCGTTTCCGGCCGCGCTCTACTCCTCCCGCGAGCTCGCCCTGCCGGGCGGGCTGTTCCGCGCCCTGTCGGCCACCAACCATTTCGGCGCGCTGGCCTTCGGCGTCGCCATGGTGGCGCTGTTCCTGTCCTATCCGCGCCGTCTCGTTCCCGTCTCCGCCCTCTGGCTGCTGCCGGCCGTCTACGGCGCGATATGGGCGCTGGACACGGCCTGGATCGGGTTTCCGGGGCCTGCCGAAGGGCACCATCTGCCCACCGTGACCCTGATGACGGGCATCCTGCTCGGCGCGCTGCTGCAATACCGGGCGAGCCGCGACGACCCGGCGGCGCGCGCGGCGATCCGCTGGTTCGCCCTGTCCGTCGGGCTTTGCGCCGGCACCTTCGTCACCGTCGTGCTGATGCCGAACCTGTTCGGCATGCAGCCGTCGATCTCGCAGGGCTATGCCTTCATCCTGTTCGGCATGCTGTTCCTCGGCGTTGCTGCCGGCGTTGCCCGCTACCGCCTGTTCGAGCTGGAAGGCTGGGCCTTCTCGATCCTGTCCTATTTCGGCGCGGTCCTGCTGCTCGTCCTCGTCGATGCGGCGCTGATCTCCGTCGTGGCGATGGATCGTCCCGAGGCCTTCGCCCTGTCGCTGCTGGCCGTGGCGATCCTCTACCTGCCGTTTCGCGACTGGCTGGCCCGGCGGCTGCTGCCGAGGCGGGAGATCGACCGGGAGGAGCTGTTCGCGCGGATCATCGACGTGGCCCTGACGACGGACGCCTCCCGCGAAGGCCGCTGGCAGGACGTCCTGCGCGACGCCTTCAGCCCGCTGCACATGTCCGCCGCAGTGGCCCCCGCCGATGAGAAGCCGGCCATCGCCGAGGACGGCCTGTCGCTGCTGCTTCCCGGCCTGCCGGGCCTTGTCCCCCTGAAGCTGTCGCATGCGCATTCGGGCCGGCGCCTGTTCAGCCCGCAGGACCGCCGCTTTGCCGGCGAGCTCTACGCCATGCTCGCCCATGCCATCGCCAGCCGCGACGCGCACGAGAAGGGCGCCGCCGAGGAGCGGATCCGCATCGCCCGCGACATGCACGACAACATGGGCGCGCAACTGCTGTCCGCGCTGCACAGCGAGCGGCGCGAGCGCAAGGACACCTTGATCCGCGAGACGATCTCGGACCTGCGGGACATCGTCAACAACGCGGCGCGCGGCGGGCGGGCCATCGGCGACCTGCTGGCAGACCTCAAGGTCGAGGCGCTGGAGCGGCTGGCCGCCGCCGACATCCGGCTCGACTGGCAGGACGCATGCGAGGATGGCGAGCGCACGCTCGCCCCCAATGTCGCCTATTCCCTGCGCTCGGTGCTGCGCGAGATCGTCAGCAACACGATCCGCCATTCGGGCGCGGACACGATGCGCCTGCGGATCGGGATGCGCGGCGGCATCGTCCATCTCGAGGCGAGCGACAATGGCAGCGGCCTTGCCCCCGGCGTCCGGGGAAAGGGCAACGGCCTGTCCAACCTGGAGGCGCGGCTGCTGGCGCTGAAGGGCACGCTTGTGCTGGAGGACGCCAATCCCGGCCTCACCGTCCGCGCCCGGTTTCCGCTCTGCGAAGGGGAGACGCGATGA
- a CDS encoding autotransporter domain-containing protein — MRVGKYKGLFQSTALASLSLAAAAPVSAQDVADINMLSPAHVIRLFYGDPDEPGYSTGLTDPARIGGMTADGAMFVGTVYRSYGDSIASGFVWTDDEGVMPVGDPSIARPLNGSQNYNANDISADGGVIVGRAAPGVSGGEFGLRAYRWTSAGGFQPLGSIAGNTNPFSEATAVSGDGSVIVGYVGVNGGEAFRWTEGGGMQSLGWLDGRDTYGNDQATAASYDGSVIVGSALSSSDRFQAFRWTEDTGMVALPTLAAYSAPNNTASATDVSWDGSVIVGHSLNGFAAQAVRWVDGEIFSLGGLDGASSVLSWAQAVSGNGEVIVGNVSSGSTGHGFRWTDDDGMLTVEDWLRNSGATIVSSLPSEPNRSDITRTAEATNEDGSIVIGLTRDDELYIARGNGTGPTGTITTGGTGGTGGTGGTGGTGGTGGTGGTGGTGGTGGTGGTGGTGGTGGTGGTGGTGIITLQALGSSLGSAGATNTMAVKSMGVIVNGAGSRPLDRRAPDGKFTMWTGGDWGRDDHGSRDGSLGLGEIGVGYNFGPVQLNGVAGYTGAEQTTVLGGSSEVQAGYVKLEAIGQITGDENSGLWGVMTGTGLWGNADIARNYLSGGLVDTSTGSTDVEGYGVRARLQWENLIPHISPYGELSYARTCLDAYTETGGAFPAAFNSLCDASTEIRYGFDARYPLMEQFRLIGTLEGVHRFESSGSNVTGQVVGLGAFNLGAAKYQQDWLRAGAGFEVDVSGSTLSLMGNATTKGETASAWVAANWRVTF, encoded by the coding sequence ATGAGGGTTGGGAAATACAAGGGACTTTTTCAGTCGACCGCGCTGGCGTCCCTGTCGCTTGCGGCAGCCGCTCCGGTTTCCGCGCAGGACGTTGCCGACATCAACATGCTGAGCCCGGCGCATGTGATCCGCCTGTTCTACGGCGACCCGGACGAGCCCGGCTACAGCACCGGATTGACCGATCCGGCCCGCATCGGCGGCATGACGGCCGATGGCGCAATGTTCGTCGGCACGGTGTATCGCAGCTACGGAGACAGCATCGCCAGCGGCTTCGTCTGGACCGACGACGAGGGCGTGATGCCGGTCGGTGACCCGTCGATCGCCCGGCCGCTGAACGGGAGCCAGAACTACAACGCCAACGACATTTCCGCAGATGGCGGCGTCATCGTCGGCCGGGCGGCACCGGGCGTATCCGGCGGCGAGTTCGGCCTGCGCGCCTATCGCTGGACGTCTGCAGGCGGCTTCCAGCCGCTCGGGTCCATCGCGGGCAACACCAACCCGTTCTCCGAGGCGACGGCGGTCTCCGGCGACGGCAGTGTCATCGTCGGCTATGTCGGGGTGAACGGCGGCGAGGCCTTCCGCTGGACCGAGGGCGGCGGGATGCAGAGCCTCGGCTGGCTCGACGGCCGCGACACGTACGGCAACGATCAGGCGACGGCCGCCTCCTATGACGGCTCGGTGATCGTCGGCTCGGCGCTGTCGAGCAGCGACCGGTTCCAGGCCTTCCGCTGGACCGAGGACACCGGCATGGTGGCGCTGCCGACGCTTGCGGCCTACTCGGCGCCCAACAACACCGCGAGCGCGACCGACGTCTCCTGGGACGGCAGTGTCATCGTCGGCCATTCGCTGAACGGTTTTGCAGCCCAGGCGGTTCGCTGGGTCGATGGCGAGATCTTCTCGCTGGGCGGCCTGGACGGCGCGTCCAGCGTCCTGTCCTGGGCGCAGGCGGTCTCCGGCAACGGCGAGGTCATCGTGGGCAATGTCTCCAGCGGCAGCACCGGCCATGGCTTCCGCTGGACCGACGACGACGGGATGTTGACCGTCGAGGACTGGCTGCGCAACAGCGGCGCGACGATCGTGAGCAGTCTCCCCAGCGAGCCGAACCGTTCGGATATCACCCGGACCGCCGAAGCCACCAACGAGGACGGCTCGATCGTCATCGGCCTGACGCGCGATGACGAGCTTTATATCGCCCGCGGCAATGGCACAGGTCCCACCGGCACCATTACCACCGGAGGCACTGGCGGAACCGGAGGCACAGGCGGCACCGGCGGAACCGGAGGCACTGGCGGAACGGGTGGGACTGGCGGTACCGGCGGCACGGGCGGCACCGGAGGTACGGGCGGCACAGGCGGCACAGGCGGTACGGGCGGTACCGGAGGTACCGGCATCATCACGCTGCAGGCTCTGGGAAGCAGCCTCGGCTCGGCCGGCGCCACCAACACCATGGCCGTCAAGTCCATGGGCGTGATCGTCAACGGCGCGGGATCGCGTCCGCTCGACCGCCGTGCGCCGGACGGCAAGTTCACCATGTGGACGGGCGGCGACTGGGGCCGCGACGACCACGGCAGCCGAGACGGCAGCCTCGGGCTCGGCGAGATCGGCGTCGGCTACAATTTCGGCCCCGTGCAGCTGAACGGCGTTGCCGGCTATACCGGCGCCGAGCAGACGACGGTGCTGGGCGGTTCGAGCGAGGTGCAGGCCGGCTATGTCAAGCTGGAGGCGATCGGCCAGATCACCGGCGACGAGAACAGCGGCCTGTGGGGCGTCATGACCGGCACGGGCCTGTGGGGCAATGCCGACATCGCCCGCAACTACCTGTCCGGCGGCCTGGTCGACACCTCCACCGGCTCGACGGATGTGGAAGGCTACGGCGTTCGCGCCCGCCTGCAGTGGGAGAACCTGATCCCGCATATTTCTCCCTACGGCGAGCTGTCCTACGCCCGCACCTGCCTCGATGCCTATACGGAGACGGGCGGCGCCTTCCCGGCGGCGTTCAACAGCCTGTGCGATGCCAGCACCGAAATCCGCTACGGCTTCGATGCGCGCTATCCGCTCATGGAGCAGTTCCGCCTGATCGGCACGCTGGAGGGCGTCCACCGCTTCGAGAGCAGCGGGTCCAACGTCACCGGACAGGTGGTCGGTCTGGGGGCGTTCAACCTGGGTGCGGCGAAGTACCAGCAGGACTGGCTGCGCGCCGGCGCCGGCTTCGAGGTCGACGTCTCGGGCTCGACGCTGTCGTTGATGGGCAACGCCACCACCAAGGGCGAGACCGCCAGCGCGTGGGTCGCCGCCAACTGGCGCGTGACGTTCTGA